From one Dama dama isolate Ldn47 chromosome 4, ASM3311817v1, whole genome shotgun sequence genomic stretch:
- the CATSPERG gene encoding cation channel sperm-associated auxiliary subunit gamma isoform X1, with amino-acid sequence MFPAGPAPWPRLRVQRALWALLVVLLAPWRLWAIQETQECTWQVVLNNLESVGKNDAVDHFVDQELYTVDKVFDLLVDAPIDRDETYLGFPYYLKINYSCTGDVSSEALVRKGHLTGLKPVVLVTFQSPVNFHRWKIEQLQIQMEAAPFRSPERCDAEEVCLMSWYTPMPIKNGSVVMRVEVSSNGLGPFIPNKRFRVNINGFLERQRDHELQFTVGNELFHLIPRYFVNVPSRPLWYTVDQTPVLILGGIPEEKTVLLTDTNFKDFFLVELSIDSCWVGSFYCPQASFTATIYDAIATESTLFIRQNQLIYYFTGAYTTLYESNHGSERWVRVLANECIKRLCPVHFHSNGSEYVMALTTGKNEGYVHFGTITDGLVSFKLLPRNRSVCSAILAVNCSITWAVFIAGDYNLLMLVEIVGPTSQKYFQVVSYDLVNDHLVVLYTIPEFIPDARGLEFLMILGTESYTKFPMVPKGMSYNPYNNLLLIWGNFLLQSFNSENFIYLADFPKELSIKYLVNSFQGDMAIVTENEEIWYLLEGSYQVYQLFPSKAWEVYINLQVLQQSSLYAPNETMVTLFYEDKKLYQLVYLIDNQQGRLVKRLMPVEQLLMYQQISDGYVLERQGSHLTLSFSNFCPFTVMRLRELPNPQIYTRQERYRAQPPRVWEPWGFHSENSLAVYQGLVYYLLKLHSKYDKPYADPVHDSTWRWWKNKKQDQDYYFYLASNWRNAGSVHVDMTSYEKIYDLKAENELPERIFLDKGTSYNFSVFLTARKPGIQHGPSFQVLNPLDLAVVLADPDCIEAVVKEKVLVNRNSVLFWVMLSDKRSCFDQGISGHHLMKTSMLVKVLGSSGHCFQNTNQGLRMQSNLMVPVLIGCPPGKRLALDITYTLQYNRVQNKHYFDCVKVDPEMPCFLFRDIFYPFFLIQDLVTGDSGSFQGSYVLKVVGGGPTLDTIKEYSEEEIYRFNSPLDKTGSLIWTTENTTTTEDLAFNIMSHNSLGIEWLCLENSPCHDTIPHSIFAPEFFFKVLVSNRGVDESTYCDYQLTFLLHIHGLPLSARQAFLILLVSASLFVGLVILYIICCLLSPYMVKFCNFLRWKINSIIGLESYYTYSTPSDSRAFSHSGTVSWRSSRLNSRVVYKGAEENKAETKDALKRKSTT; translated from the exons TCCTCCGAGGCCTTGGTCCGCAAGGGCCATCTGACAGGGCTGAAGCCGGTGGTGCTGGTCACCTTCCAGTCCCCAGTCAACTTCCATCGCTGGAAGATAGAGCAGCTGCAGATCCAGATGGAGGCAGCTCCCTTCCGCAGCCCAG AGAGATGTGACGCAGAGGAGGTGTGTCTCATGAGCTGGTACACGCCCATGCCCATCAAGAACGGCAGCGTGGTCATGCGCGTGGAAGTTAGCAGCAATGGCCTGGGGCCCTTCATTCCCAATAaaag GTTTCGTGTGAACATTAACGGCTTCCTGGAGAGACAGCGAGACCACGAACTCCAATTCACTGTGGGAAACGAG CTCTTCCATCTGATACCCCGGTACTTTGTGAATGTCCCGTCGAGGCCGCTGTGGTACACTGTAGACCAGACACCTGTACTCATCCTGGGTGGCATCCCTGAGGAGAAGACCGTCCTACTGACTGACACAAACTTCAAGGACTTCTTTCTCGTGGAG TTGAGCATTGACAGTTGCTGGGTAGGCTCCTTCTACTGCCCCCAAGCCAGCTTCACCGCCACCATCTACGATGCCATTGCCACTGAGAGCACCCTCTTCATCCGGCAGAACCAGCTCATCTACTATTTCACAGGCGCCTACACCACACTCTATGAGAGCAATCATGGCAGCG AGAGATGGGTTCGAGTCCTGGCTAACGAGTGCATCAAGAGGTTGTGCCCCGTGCATTTCCATAGCAATGGCTCCGAGTACGTGATGGCCCTCACCACTGGCAAGAACGAAGGTTACGTCCACTTTGGGACCATCACAG ATGGCCTCGTGTCCTTCAAGTTGCTGCCCAGGAATCGGTCCGTGTGCAGTGCAATTCTAG ctGTCAACTGCTCCATCACCTGGGCCGTATTCATTGCTGGTGACTACAATCTACTGATGCTGGTGGAGATTGTAGGCCCTACCTCCCAGAAGTATTTCCAGGTGGTCAGCTATGACCTGG TCAATGATCACCTGGTTGTCCTCTACACCATCCCAGAATTCATCCCTGACG CTCGAGGCCTGGAGTTCCTGATGATTCTAGGGACAGAGTCCTATACCAAATTTCCGATGGTCCCCAAGGGCATGTCCTACAACCCGTATAACAACCTGCTGCTCATCTGGGgcaacttccttctccagag TTTTAACAGTGAAAACTTCATTTACCTGGCGGACTTCCCCAAGGAGCTGTCCATCAAGTACCTGGTGAACTCGTTCCAAGGGGACATGGCCATTGTCACCGAGAACGAGGAG ATCTGGTACCTCCTGGAGGGCAGCTACCAGGTGTACCAGCTATTCCCGTCCAAGGCCTGGGAGGTGTACATCAACCTCCAGGTTCTTCAGCAGTCCTCTCTCTACGCCCCCAATGAGACCATGGTCACCCTCTTCTACGAAGACAAAAAACTGTACCAG CTGGTGTACCTGATAGACAACCAGCAGGGCAGGCTTGTCAAGAGGCTCATGCCCGTGGAGCAGCTACTGATGTACCAGCAGATCAGTGACGGCTATGTCTTGGAGCGGCAAGG GAGCCACCTGACGCTGTCCTTCTCCAACTTCTGCCCCTTCACGGTGATGCGTCTGCGGGAGCTGCCCAACCCGCAGATCTACACGCGCCAGGAGCGCTACCGCGCCCAGCCGCCGCGCGTCTGGGAGCCCTGGGGCTTCCACAGCGAGAACTCGCTGGCTGTCTATCAGGGCCTCGTCTACTACCTGCTCAAGCTGCACTCGAAGTACGACAAG CCATACGCGGACCCAGTTCACGACTCCACCTGGCGCTGGTGGAAGAACAAGAAGCAGGACCAG GATTACTACTTCTACCTGGCCAGCAACTGGCGGAATGCAGGCAGTGTGCACGTTGACATGACCAGCTACGAAAAAATCTACGACCTCAAGGCCGAGAACGAGCTGCCCGAGCGCATCTTCCTGGACAAGGGTACCAGCTACAACTTCTCAGTCTTCCTGACCGCCCGGAAGCCGGGAATCCAGCACG GCCCCTCCTTCCAGGTGCTGAACCCGTTGGATCTGGCTGTGGTGCTGGCGGACCCCGACTGCATTGAGGCGGTGGTGAAGGAGAAGGTCCTTGTTAATCGCAACTCGGTGCTTTTCTGG GTTATGCTCAGTGATAAAAGGTCTTGCTTTGACCAGGGCATTAGTGGACATCACCTCATGAAGACCTCCATGCTCGTCAAG GTGTTGGGCTCGTCTGGGCACTGCTTCCAGAACACGAACCAGGGGCTTCGTATGCAA AGCAACCTGATGGTGCCAGTGCTTATTGGCTGCCCGCCAGGCAAGCGCCTGGCCTTGGACATCACCTACACGCTGCAATACAACCGCGTGCAGAACAAACACTACTTCGACTGCGTCAAAGTGGACCCGGAGATGCCCTGCTTTCTCTTCCGGGACA TCTTCTACCCATTCTTCTTGATCCAAGATTTGGTGACGGGCGATTCTGGCAGTTTTCAGGGCAG CTACGTGCTGAAGGTGGTGGGCGGCGGGCCCACCCTTGACACCATCAAGGAATACAGCGAGGAGGAAATCTACCGCTTCAACAGCCCCCTGGACAA GACTGGCAGCCTCATCTGGACTACGGAGAACACAACGACCACCGAGGACCTGGCCTTCAACATCATGTCCCACAACAGTTTAGGCATCGA GTGGCTATGTCTGGAGAACTCACCGTGCCATGACACCATTCCCCACAGCATCTTTGCCCCTGAATTCTTCTTCAAGGTGTTGGTGAGCAATAG agGTGTGGACGAGAGCACCTATTGCGACTACCAGCTCACCTTTCTGCTGCACATCCATGGGCTCCCGCTCAGCGCCAGGCAGGCCTTCCTCATCCTCCTG GTGTCAGCCAGCCTGTTTGTCGGCCTGGTGATTCTCTACATCATCTGCTGCCTTCTGTCGCCCTACATGGTGAAGTTTTGCAATTTCCTCCGCTGGAAGATCAACAGCATCATTGGCTTAGAATCTTACTACACCTATAGTACCCCCTCCGACAGCAGGGCCTTCAGCCACTCTGGGACCGTGTCTTGGAGGAGCTCCAGGTTAAACTCCAGGGTTGTCTACAAGGGGGCAGAGGAGAACAAGGCTGAAACTAAGGACGCCTTGAAGAGGAAGTCCACCACCTAA
- the CATSPERG gene encoding cation channel sperm-associated auxiliary subunit gamma isoform X2 has protein sequence MFPAGPAPWPRLRVQRALWALLVVLLAPWRLWAIQETQECTWQVVLNNLESVGKNDAVDHFVDQELYTVDKVFDLLVDAPIDRDETYLGFPYYLKINYSCTGDVSSEALVRKGHLTGLKPVVLVTFQSPVNFHRWKIEQLQIQMEAAPFRSPERCDAEEVCLMSWYTPMPIKNGSVVMRVEVSSNGLGPFIPNKRFRVNINGFLERQRDHELQFTVGNELFHLIPRYFVNVPSRPLWYTVDQTPVLILGGIPEEKTVLLTDTNFKDFFLVELSIDSCWVGSFYCPQASFTATIYDAIATESTLFIRQNQLIYYFTGAYTTLYESNHGSERWVRVLANECIKRLCPVHFHSNGSEYVMALTTGKNEGYVHFGTITDGLVSFKLLPRNRSVCSAILVNDHLVVLYTIPEFIPDARGLEFLMILGTESYTKFPMVPKGMSYNPYNNLLLIWGNFLLQSFNSENFIYLADFPKELSIKYLVNSFQGDMAIVTENEEIWYLLEGSYQVYQLFPSKAWEVYINLQVLQQSSLYAPNETMVTLFYEDKKLYQLVYLIDNQQGRLVKRLMPVEQLLMYQQISDGYVLERQGSHLTLSFSNFCPFTVMRLRELPNPQIYTRQERYRAQPPRVWEPWGFHSENSLAVYQGLVYYLLKLHSKYDKPYADPVHDSTWRWWKNKKQDQDYYFYLASNWRNAGSVHVDMTSYEKIYDLKAENELPERIFLDKGTSYNFSVFLTARKPGIQHGPSFQVLNPLDLAVVLADPDCIEAVVKEKVLVNRNSVLFWVMLSDKRSCFDQGISGHHLMKTSMLVKVLGSSGHCFQNTNQGLRMQSNLMVPVLIGCPPGKRLALDITYTLQYNRVQNKHYFDCVKVDPEMPCFLFRDIFYPFFLIQDLVTGDSGSFQGSYVLKVVGGGPTLDTIKEYSEEEIYRFNSPLDKTGSLIWTTENTTTTEDLAFNIMSHNSLGIEWLCLENSPCHDTIPHSIFAPEFFFKVLVSNRGVDESTYCDYQLTFLLHIHGLPLSARQAFLILLVSASLFVGLVILYIICCLLSPYMVKFCNFLRWKINSIIGLESYYTYSTPSDSRAFSHSGTVSWRSSRLNSRVVYKGAEENKAETKDALKRKSTT, from the exons TCCTCCGAGGCCTTGGTCCGCAAGGGCCATCTGACAGGGCTGAAGCCGGTGGTGCTGGTCACCTTCCAGTCCCCAGTCAACTTCCATCGCTGGAAGATAGAGCAGCTGCAGATCCAGATGGAGGCAGCTCCCTTCCGCAGCCCAG AGAGATGTGACGCAGAGGAGGTGTGTCTCATGAGCTGGTACACGCCCATGCCCATCAAGAACGGCAGCGTGGTCATGCGCGTGGAAGTTAGCAGCAATGGCCTGGGGCCCTTCATTCCCAATAaaag GTTTCGTGTGAACATTAACGGCTTCCTGGAGAGACAGCGAGACCACGAACTCCAATTCACTGTGGGAAACGAG CTCTTCCATCTGATACCCCGGTACTTTGTGAATGTCCCGTCGAGGCCGCTGTGGTACACTGTAGACCAGACACCTGTACTCATCCTGGGTGGCATCCCTGAGGAGAAGACCGTCCTACTGACTGACACAAACTTCAAGGACTTCTTTCTCGTGGAG TTGAGCATTGACAGTTGCTGGGTAGGCTCCTTCTACTGCCCCCAAGCCAGCTTCACCGCCACCATCTACGATGCCATTGCCACTGAGAGCACCCTCTTCATCCGGCAGAACCAGCTCATCTACTATTTCACAGGCGCCTACACCACACTCTATGAGAGCAATCATGGCAGCG AGAGATGGGTTCGAGTCCTGGCTAACGAGTGCATCAAGAGGTTGTGCCCCGTGCATTTCCATAGCAATGGCTCCGAGTACGTGATGGCCCTCACCACTGGCAAGAACGAAGGTTACGTCCACTTTGGGACCATCACAG ATGGCCTCGTGTCCTTCAAGTTGCTGCCCAGGAATCGGTCCGTGTGCAGTGCAATTCTAG TCAATGATCACCTGGTTGTCCTCTACACCATCCCAGAATTCATCCCTGACG CTCGAGGCCTGGAGTTCCTGATGATTCTAGGGACAGAGTCCTATACCAAATTTCCGATGGTCCCCAAGGGCATGTCCTACAACCCGTATAACAACCTGCTGCTCATCTGGGgcaacttccttctccagag TTTTAACAGTGAAAACTTCATTTACCTGGCGGACTTCCCCAAGGAGCTGTCCATCAAGTACCTGGTGAACTCGTTCCAAGGGGACATGGCCATTGTCACCGAGAACGAGGAG ATCTGGTACCTCCTGGAGGGCAGCTACCAGGTGTACCAGCTATTCCCGTCCAAGGCCTGGGAGGTGTACATCAACCTCCAGGTTCTTCAGCAGTCCTCTCTCTACGCCCCCAATGAGACCATGGTCACCCTCTTCTACGAAGACAAAAAACTGTACCAG CTGGTGTACCTGATAGACAACCAGCAGGGCAGGCTTGTCAAGAGGCTCATGCCCGTGGAGCAGCTACTGATGTACCAGCAGATCAGTGACGGCTATGTCTTGGAGCGGCAAGG GAGCCACCTGACGCTGTCCTTCTCCAACTTCTGCCCCTTCACGGTGATGCGTCTGCGGGAGCTGCCCAACCCGCAGATCTACACGCGCCAGGAGCGCTACCGCGCCCAGCCGCCGCGCGTCTGGGAGCCCTGGGGCTTCCACAGCGAGAACTCGCTGGCTGTCTATCAGGGCCTCGTCTACTACCTGCTCAAGCTGCACTCGAAGTACGACAAG CCATACGCGGACCCAGTTCACGACTCCACCTGGCGCTGGTGGAAGAACAAGAAGCAGGACCAG GATTACTACTTCTACCTGGCCAGCAACTGGCGGAATGCAGGCAGTGTGCACGTTGACATGACCAGCTACGAAAAAATCTACGACCTCAAGGCCGAGAACGAGCTGCCCGAGCGCATCTTCCTGGACAAGGGTACCAGCTACAACTTCTCAGTCTTCCTGACCGCCCGGAAGCCGGGAATCCAGCACG GCCCCTCCTTCCAGGTGCTGAACCCGTTGGATCTGGCTGTGGTGCTGGCGGACCCCGACTGCATTGAGGCGGTGGTGAAGGAGAAGGTCCTTGTTAATCGCAACTCGGTGCTTTTCTGG GTTATGCTCAGTGATAAAAGGTCTTGCTTTGACCAGGGCATTAGTGGACATCACCTCATGAAGACCTCCATGCTCGTCAAG GTGTTGGGCTCGTCTGGGCACTGCTTCCAGAACACGAACCAGGGGCTTCGTATGCAA AGCAACCTGATGGTGCCAGTGCTTATTGGCTGCCCGCCAGGCAAGCGCCTGGCCTTGGACATCACCTACACGCTGCAATACAACCGCGTGCAGAACAAACACTACTTCGACTGCGTCAAAGTGGACCCGGAGATGCCCTGCTTTCTCTTCCGGGACA TCTTCTACCCATTCTTCTTGATCCAAGATTTGGTGACGGGCGATTCTGGCAGTTTTCAGGGCAG CTACGTGCTGAAGGTGGTGGGCGGCGGGCCCACCCTTGACACCATCAAGGAATACAGCGAGGAGGAAATCTACCGCTTCAACAGCCCCCTGGACAA GACTGGCAGCCTCATCTGGACTACGGAGAACACAACGACCACCGAGGACCTGGCCTTCAACATCATGTCCCACAACAGTTTAGGCATCGA GTGGCTATGTCTGGAGAACTCACCGTGCCATGACACCATTCCCCACAGCATCTTTGCCCCTGAATTCTTCTTCAAGGTGTTGGTGAGCAATAG agGTGTGGACGAGAGCACCTATTGCGACTACCAGCTCACCTTTCTGCTGCACATCCATGGGCTCCCGCTCAGCGCCAGGCAGGCCTTCCTCATCCTCCTG GTGTCAGCCAGCCTGTTTGTCGGCCTGGTGATTCTCTACATCATCTGCTGCCTTCTGTCGCCCTACATGGTGAAGTTTTGCAATTTCCTCCGCTGGAAGATCAACAGCATCATTGGCTTAGAATCTTACTACACCTATAGTACCCCCTCCGACAGCAGGGCCTTCAGCCACTCTGGGACCGTGTCTTGGAGGAGCTCCAGGTTAAACTCCAGGGTTGTCTACAAGGGGGCAGAGGAGAACAAGGCTGAAACTAAGGACGCCTTGAAGAGGAAGTCCACCACCTAA
- the LOC133051056 gene encoding calmodulin-1-like, with amino-acid sequence MADQLTEEQIAEFKETFSLFDKDGDGTITTKELGTVMRSLGQNPTEAELQDMINEVDADGNGTIDFPEFLTMMARKMKDTDSEEEIREAFRVFDKDGNGYISAAELRHVMTNLGEKLTDEEVDEVIREADIDGDGQVNYEEFVQMMTAK; translated from the coding sequence ATGGCTGATCAGCTGACGGAAGAGCAGATTGCAGAATTCAAGGAAACTTTCTCCCTATTTGACAAAGATGGTGATGGCACCATCACAACCAAGGAACTTGGAACCGTCATGAGGTCGTTGGGTCAGAACCCAACAGAAGCCGAATTGCAGGACATGATCAACGAGGTGGACGCTGATGGTAATGGCACCATTGACTTCCCAGAatttttgactatgatggctagaAAAATGAAAGACACCGACAGTGAAGAAGAAATCCGCGAGGCGTTCCGAGTCTTTGACAAGGATGGCAATGGATACATCAGCGCCGCAGAACTGCGCCATGTCATGACAAACCTGGGAGAGAAGCTGACAGACGAGGAAGTAGACGAGGTGATCAGAGAAGCAGACATCGATGGAGACGGGCAAGTCAACTACGAAGAATTCgtacagatgatgactgcaaaATGA